The proteins below are encoded in one region of Ciconia boyciana chromosome 19, ASM3463844v1, whole genome shotgun sequence:
- the TARDBP gene encoding TAR DNA-binding protein 43, with product MSEYIRVTEDENDEPIEIPSEDDGTVLLSTVTAQFPGACGLRYRNPVSQCMRGVRLVEGILHAPEAGWGNLVYVVNYPKDNKRKMDETDASSAVKVKRAVQKTSDLIVLGLPWKTTEQDLKEYFSTFGEVLMVQVKKDIKTGHSKGFGFVRFTDYETQVKVMSQRHMIDGRWCDCKLPNSKQSPDEPLRSRKVFVGRCTEDMTADELRQFFAQYGEVVDVFIPKPFRAFAFVTFADDQVAQSLCGEDLIIKGISVHISNAEPKHNSNRQLERGGRFGGNPGGFGNQGGFGNSRGGGGGLGNNQGSNMGGGMNFGAFSINPAMMAAAQAALQSSWGMMGMLASQQNQSGPSGNNQPQGNMQREQNQGFSSGSNSYGGSNSGAAIGWGSASNAGSSSGFNGGFGSSMDSKSSGWGM from the exons ATGTCGGAGTATATCCGGGTGACGGAGGACGAGAACGATGAGCCCATTGAGATCCCCTCGGAGGACGATGGCACCGTGCTGCTCTCCACCGTGACCGCCCAGTTCCCCGGGGCGTGCGGGCTGCGCTACAGGAACCCGGTGTCGCAGTGCATGAGGGGGGTCCGGCTGGTGGAAGGCATTCTGCACGCGCCGGAAGCCGGATGGGGAAACCTGGTCTATGTTGTTAATTATCCCAAAG AtaataagagaaaaatggatGAAACAGATGCATCATCAGCCGTGAAGGTGAAACGAGCAGTACAGAAGACTTCAGATTTAATAGTCTTGGGTCTTCCCTGGAAAACCACTGAACAAGACTTAAAGGAATATTTCAGTACATTTGGAGAAGTTCTGATGGTGCAG gTTAAGAAGGACATTAAAACTGGCCACTCAAAAGGTTTCGGGTTTGTTCGGTTTACGGATTATGAAACCCAGGTGAAAGTAATGTCTCAGCGGCACATGATAGATGGACGATGGTGTGACTGTAAACTTCCCAATTCTAAG CAAAGTCCTGATGAACCTTTGCGCAGCAGAAAAGTGTTTGTTGGGCGCTGCACTGAGGACATGACGGCAGATGAACTCCGACAGTTCTTTGCCCAGTACGGAGAAGTGGTAGATGTCTTCATTCCTAAACCCTTCcgagcttttgcttttgttacatTTGCAGATGATCAG GTTGCCCAGTCTCTTTGTGGAGAGGACTTGATCATTAAAGGAATCAGCGTACATATATCCAATGCTGAGCCTAAGCACAATAGCAATAGACAGTTAGAGAGAGGTGGAAGATTTGGTGGTAATCCGGGAGGCTTTGGGAATCAAGGGGGGTTTGGCAACAGCagaggaggtgggggaggacTGGGCAACAACCAGGGCAGTAACATGGGTGGAGGTATGAACTTTGGAGCCTTTAGTATCAACCCTGCCATGATggcagcagcgcaggcagccctgcagagcagctggggaatGATGGGCATGCTGGCTAGTCAGCAGAACCAGTCGGGGCCGTCAGGAAACAACCAGCCCCAAGGCAACATGCAGCGGGAGCAGAACCAGGGCTTTAGTTCAGGCAGTAACTCCTACGGTGGTTCCAACTCGGGGGCAGCGATAGGCTGGGGTTCGGCCTCCAACGCGGGCTCCAGCAGTGGGTTTAACGGAGGCTTTGGTTCAAGCATGGATTCCAAATCGTCAGGCTGGGGAATGTAG